In Pedobacter heparinus DSM 2366, the following are encoded in one genomic region:
- a CDS encoding RagB/SusD family nutrient uptake outer membrane protein translates to MNCYLNYTRTAALLLLTVLMVPSCKKFLEEDLKSQVSVGNFYKTEADAIAAVNAVYAYLNSTSTGSTAGVYHSSFWVTAGLASDEMLNNQLGTPDLDQLSSFTNGPQNKTLLEIWQMNYKTITVANIAIERIPLINMDPTLRTRLVNEAKFLRGLMYFNLVRLFGDVPLLTKEVETLKPSRTAAATVYDQVIADLSAAEALPLSYPAGNGKGRATSGAAKAILAKVYLTRKVYDKAAAKALEVINSKQYQLWDDYADVFKLSSRNGKEAIFSVGFGDGGGAISFWEVGQFNVRLLPAALSEEGVENAQGWQIPTLNLYSTYDIDDRRRSVTFVTEIHNKNSTTSQIRPYIQKYWDRVAEPKANGSANDFPVIRYADVLLIYAEASSEQNDPGTAAQYINMVRKRARFNGTVYLNTVPDYGNLSKEAFRTAVLKERRMEFVAEGQRWFDLARTGTLETLVPLAKPGVTPKAKNYLFPIPQQERDINENLTQNLDF, encoded by the coding sequence ATGAATTGTTATTTAAACTATACCAGAACAGCAGCCCTGCTTCTTTTAACTGTGCTGATGGTGCCATCCTGTAAAAAGTTTTTAGAGGAAGACCTTAAAAGCCAGGTTTCTGTAGGCAATTTTTATAAAACAGAAGCCGATGCCATTGCCGCAGTAAATGCGGTGTATGCCTATTTAAATTCTACCAGTACAGGTTCAACTGCAGGTGTTTACCATAGCTCTTTCTGGGTTACTGCCGGCCTGGCATCGGATGAGATGCTGAACAATCAGTTGGGTACGCCCGATCTGGACCAGTTGTCTTCCTTTACCAATGGCCCGCAAAACAAAACGCTGCTCGAGATCTGGCAGATGAATTATAAAACCATTACGGTGGCCAATATTGCCATTGAAAGGATCCCGCTGATCAATATGGACCCTACATTAAGGACCAGACTGGTTAATGAGGCTAAATTTTTAAGGGGCCTGATGTACTTTAACCTGGTGCGTTTATTTGGGGATGTGCCGCTGTTAACCAAAGAAGTGGAAACGCTGAAACCTTCGAGAACCGCTGCAGCGACGGTGTATGATCAGGTGATTGCCGACCTTAGTGCTGCTGAAGCTTTACCACTGAGTTATCCTGCGGGCAATGGAAAAGGCCGTGCGACTTCGGGCGCAGCAAAAGCCATTCTTGCTAAAGTTTACCTGACCAGGAAGGTGTATGATAAGGCTGCAGCAAAAGCTTTGGAAGTGATCAATTCCAAACAATATCAGCTTTGGGACGATTATGCTGATGTATTTAAACTGTCGAGCCGCAACGGCAAAGAGGCTATATTTTCTGTAGGGTTTGGTGATGGCGGCGGTGCAATTTCCTTTTGGGAAGTAGGACAGTTCAATGTGCGTTTGTTGCCTGCAGCATTGAGTGAAGAAGGGGTAGAAAATGCCCAGGGCTGGCAAATCCCGACGTTGAACTTATACAGCACTTATGACATCGACGACCGCCGCAGGTCGGTTACGTTTGTAACCGAGATCCACAATAAAAATAGTACCACCAGCCAGATCAGGCCTTATATCCAGAAGTATTGGGACAGGGTTGCAGAACCTAAAGCAAATGGTTCGGCCAATGATTTTCCGGTCATCCGTTATGCCGATGTATTGCTGATCTATGCCGAGGCATCGAGTGAACAGAATGATCCGGGAACGGCGGCACAGTACATCAATATGGTGCGTAAAAGGGCGCGCTTTAATGGTACGGTGTACCTGAATACAGTACCCGATTATGGTAATTTAAGCAAAGAGGCCTTCCGGACAGCGGTCTTAAAAGAAAGAAGGATGGAGTTTGTGGCCGAAGGGCAGCGCTGGTTTGATCTGGCACGTACCGGAACACTTGAAACTTTGGTACCCCTGGCCAAGCCAGGTGTAACGCCAAAAGCAAAAAATTACCTGTTCCCGATTCCACAGCAGGAGCGGGACATCAATGAAAATCTTACCCAGAACTTAGATTTCTAG
- a CDS encoding class I mannose-6-phosphate isomerase codes for MKTSNFEKFPALTIKGHVCISGWTAICAFITSHVEQKNKSIIAIDTYQGVYANEIEKQLQAALAPVKLLPVAKTFLSAEQINTMVQPFVTDDPVFGYVSAFTVKDFLDPQKVQDLQNELSAVTNGLVVVIGPGASLIAPDADLLIYADMPRWEIQQRFRANTVSNLGIENQNDKFSYQYKRAFFVDWKALDRHKKESWSSIDYFLDTTVPNQPKMISSAAAKQALDTAVSRPFRVVPFFDPGPWGGQWLKEVCDLDRTKSNYAWGFDCVPEENSLLFRFEDQVFEMPAINLVFIHPEALLGEKVFDAFGDEFPIRFDFLDTMEGGNLSLQVHPLKAYAKEHFGIAYTQDESYYFMEARDHAFVYLGLKEGIEPEKMLEGLQQAQEGDQPFDAERFVEKWPVKKHDHILIPAGTVHCSGADSVVLEISATPFNFTFKLWDWGRMGLDGKPRPISLEHGRNVIQWDRTTDWVKDHLINQVVPIAAAEGWKEERTGLHEGLFIETRRHWFTGTVPHNTNGIVNVLNLIEGDAALVESPTAAFEPYIVHYAETFIVPAAVGAYTIRPYVSGKPCATIKAYVRTENLMNYKL; via the coding sequence TTGAAAACATCAAACTTTGAAAAATTTCCAGCGTTAACCATTAAAGGGCATGTCTGCATTTCGGGATGGACAGCTATATGCGCGTTCATCACCAGCCATGTGGAACAAAAAAATAAAAGTATCATTGCTATAGATACTTATCAGGGGGTATACGCCAATGAAATAGAAAAACAATTACAAGCGGCGCTGGCTCCGGTTAAGTTACTGCCTGTTGCAAAGACTTTTCTTTCAGCAGAACAAATCAATACAATGGTACAGCCTTTTGTAACTGATGATCCTGTTTTTGGCTATGTGAGTGCATTTACCGTCAAAGACTTTTTAGATCCGCAAAAAGTGCAGGATCTGCAAAACGAACTTTCTGCTGTAACAAATGGTCTTGTTGTAGTCATAGGTCCGGGAGCTTCTTTAATCGCGCCGGATGCGGATCTGTTGATCTATGCTGATATGCCAAGATGGGAAATTCAGCAAAGGTTCAGAGCAAATACAGTTAGTAACTTGGGTATTGAAAATCAAAATGATAAGTTTTCTTATCAATATAAGCGTGCTTTTTTTGTAGACTGGAAGGCATTAGACAGGCATAAAAAAGAAAGCTGGTCTTCTATTGATTATTTTCTGGATACTACTGTCCCTAACCAGCCAAAAATGATCAGCAGTGCTGCAGCAAAGCAGGCATTGGATACGGCTGTAAGTCGGCCGTTCAGGGTGGTCCCGTTTTTTGATCCCGGACCATGGGGCGGCCAGTGGCTTAAAGAGGTTTGCGATCTGGACAGGACCAAATCCAATTATGCCTGGGGCTTCGATTGTGTGCCGGAGGAAAACAGTTTGTTGTTCCGTTTCGAAGATCAGGTGTTTGAAATGCCAGCCATCAATCTGGTATTTATACATCCGGAAGCTTTGCTGGGCGAAAAAGTTTTCGATGCTTTTGGTGATGAATTCCCTATCCGTTTCGATTTCCTGGATACGATGGAGGGTGGAAATCTGAGTTTACAGGTACATCCTTTAAAGGCCTATGCAAAAGAACACTTCGGAATAGCCTATACGCAGGACGAGAGTTATTACTTTATGGAAGCCCGGGATCATGCCTTTGTTTATTTGGGTTTAAAAGAAGGGATCGAACCAGAAAAAATGCTCGAAGGATTGCAGCAGGCCCAGGAAGGTGATCAGCCTTTCGATGCAGAGCGTTTTGTAGAGAAATGGCCGGTTAAAAAACATGACCATATCCTTATTCCGGCAGGTACCGTACATTGCTCGGGTGCTGATAGTGTGGTACTGGAAATCAGTGCCACGCCATTTAATTTTACTTTTAAGCTTTGGGACTGGGGACGTATGGGACTGGATGGTAAGCCAAGGCCGATTTCACTGGAGCATGGCAGGAATGTCATTCAATGGGACAGGACAACCGATTGGGTTAAAGATCATCTGATCAATCAGGTTGTGCCTATTGCAGCAGCTGAGGGCTGGAAGGAAGAAAGGACAGGTTTGCACGAAGGTTTATTTATAGAAACCAGACGCCATTGGTTTACAGGAACAGTGCCGCACAATACCAATGGGATTGTGAACGTACTGAACCTGATTGAGGGTGATGCTGCGCTTGTAGAAAGTCCGACTGCAGCTTTTGAACCATATATCGTACATTATGCTGAAACCTTTATTGTGCCGGCCGCGGTAGGCGCTTATACCATCAGACCATATGTTTCCGGTAAACCTTGTGCAACCATCAAGGCTTATGTGCGGACAGAAAATTTAATGAATTACAAACTTTAA
- a CDS encoding sugar porter family MFS transporter has translation MEKQGNMSYVYKITIVAAVGGLLFGYDTAVVAGAIGFIQQRFDLSPAMMGWIASCALVGCITGAMFAGYLSDRFGRKKILILSAILFAVSSVGTAMPHELSWFVVFRILGGLGIGIASMISPMYITECAPAAIRGRLVSINQFGIVTGILLIYFVNAGIAGLYDEAWNIHTGWRWMFGSGIIPSVVFFILLMFVPESPRWLIQAGKAKEAEEILTKINGAAKAKTELAEIEAAIHTETGTFAELFKPGLRTALIIGIILSIVSQVTGINAIMYYAPEIFKSTGDGSGSALLQTILVGVVNLLFTIVAIKYVDRAGRKGLLMAGSAGMAICLAIIGMAFHMDAVKGYLVLVAILAYIACFALSLGPLTFVVIAEIFPNRVRGRAMSICLFFLWASVYFVSQFFPMLLKSIGSAYTFWIFMGTSIVAFLFVWKLVPETKGKSLEEIEKSWHKTGTV, from the coding sequence GTGGAAAAACAAGGAAATATGAGTTATGTATATAAGATCACGATTGTTGCGGCAGTAGGTGGCTTATTGTTTGGTTACGATACGGCAGTTGTGGCCGGAGCCATTGGTTTTATCCAGCAGCGGTTCGACCTTTCGCCGGCTATGATGGGCTGGATCGCCTCCTGTGCCCTGGTAGGCTGCATTACAGGAGCAATGTTTGCGGGGTACCTGAGCGACCGCTTTGGCCGTAAAAAGATCCTCATCCTTTCCGCCATCCTTTTTGCGGTATCATCTGTAGGTACTGCGATGCCGCATGAACTCAGTTGGTTTGTGGTATTCAGAATTTTAGGCGGACTGGGTATCGGCATTGCATCTATGATCTCGCCCATGTACATCACAGAATGTGCACCGGCAGCTATCCGTGGCCGCCTGGTTTCCATTAACCAGTTTGGCATTGTAACGGGTATCCTGCTCATTTATTTTGTAAATGCGGGCATTGCCGGCTTGTATGACGAAGCCTGGAACATCCATACCGGCTGGCGCTGGATGTTTGGCTCGGGCATCATACCTTCAGTGGTTTTCTTTATCCTGCTTATGTTTGTACCTGAAAGTCCGAGGTGGCTGATACAGGCGGGGAAAGCTAAAGAAGCAGAAGAGATCCTGACTAAAATTAATGGGGCAGCAAAGGCTAAAACAGAATTAGCTGAAATTGAAGCGGCTATCCATACCGAAACGGGTACCTTCGCCGAACTCTTTAAACCGGGATTAAGAACCGCACTGATCATCGGTATTATCCTTTCTATCGTATCACAGGTTACCGGCATCAACGCCATCATGTATTATGCACCCGAAATTTTTAAATCTACCGGCGATGGATCTGGTTCAGCCTTATTGCAGACTATACTGGTTGGGGTGGTCAACCTGTTGTTTACCATAGTGGCTATTAAATATGTAGACCGCGCCGGTCGTAAAGGCCTGCTCATGGCCGGCTCAGCAGGCATGGCCATTTGTCTGGCCATTATCGGCATGGCATTTCATATGGATGCCGTTAAAGGATACCTGGTATTGGTAGCTATCCTGGCCTATATTGCCTGTTTTGCCTTGTCATTAGGGCCTTTGACCTTTGTGGTTATAGCCGAGATCTTTCCAAACCGGGTGCGTGGCCGGGCCATGTCCATCTGTCTTTTCTTTCTCTGGGCCTCCGTTTATTTCGTATCCCAGTTTTTCCCCATGTTGTTAAAATCTATCGGCAGCGCTTATACTTTCTGGATCTTTATGGGCACTTCTATCGTCGCTTTTCTGTTTGTATGGAAGCTTGTTCCGGAAACCAAAGGGAAAAGTCTGGAAGAAATTGAAAAATCATGGCACAAAACCGGTACTGTTTAA
- a CDS encoding lipocalin family protein — MKRAYYLITALALFATVVFNSCKKDAEPDPNQPKITLSSEKFLGKSGQELEVTVNVTSPNGLSALLITKGVNLKPDNTFGTAGVLKVAGTGSTLTYIFKYTLQPEEVDKLVGFNFRVEDSKGLASEKDFTLNTTVSAAQLLYSYKWNLKSKMWQKNPPIENITDCEKDDAFLFNRDRTMSVNYGTSACTFDGFNVYDGWSLSDDEKELTITYHALFNPAQITNDKYKVISLTKEKLVMSITYDLTAFGETDHELFVFTYESSGR; from the coding sequence ATGAAAAGAGCTTATTATTTGATTACTGCCCTTGCACTATTTGCAACTGTTGTTTTTAATTCCTGTAAAAAGGATGCTGAACCAGACCCAAACCAACCTAAAATTACCCTGTCTTCCGAGAAATTTTTAGGAAAATCAGGTCAGGAGCTTGAGGTAACTGTTAATGTAACGTCACCCAATGGCTTATCGGCCCTTTTGATTACCAAGGGGGTAAACCTGAAACCCGATAATACCTTTGGAACTGCTGGTGTATTGAAAGTTGCCGGTACTGGCAGTACGTTAACATACATCTTTAAATATACACTGCAGCCCGAAGAAGTAGATAAGCTGGTTGGTTTTAACTTCAGGGTCGAAGACAGCAAAGGACTGGCCTCAGAGAAAGACTTTACATTGAATACCACTGTTTCGGCCGCCCAGCTTTTGTACAGTTACAAATGGAACCTGAAATCCAAGATGTGGCAGAAAAATCCCCCCATAGAAAATATCACGGATTGTGAAAAAGACGATGCTTTTCTTTTTAACCGCGATAGAACGATGTCTGTAAATTATGGTACATCTGCCTGTACTTTTGATGGATTTAATGTCTATGACGGCTGGAGCTTATCTGATGATGAGAAAGAACTGACCATTACTTATCATGCGTTGTTTAATCCGGCACAAATAACAAATGATAAATACAAGGTAATTTCTTTAACCAAAGAAAAACTGGTGATGAGCATCACATATGACCTTACAGCATTTGGTGAAACCGACCATGAACTTTTTGTTTTTACCTATGAATCCAGTGGTCGTTAA
- a CDS encoding DUF4185 domain-containing protein, giving the protein MRHSILKNSRLGLIAILVFCAGIAGKAQQKQHELTQVKFSVEEAPEWSNIFKRQLGWFGGDGIFAIPANGNDKAVGGEITLLFSDTMVGEIKADQLKPGFVMTHNSVATFRKGTVPKGSIKFHIDKKADGKPESLFIPKTARTKAGDYYWLGDGFVNQELKGQTYIFGYRIRDIKGKTPFGFEHVGTTLIVLPKGSKPPYKDQRQLDVPLFVAAKDGGEPTAYGSGIFVNTAKAGAKNPDGYVYVYGVKGPGKSLIVSRVLPKDFEDFKKWRFWDGKQWNPDIQASKGVTDRVSNELSVSEIPDGRYALVFQVDGISSVIGMRLGSSPAGPFGPIINLYDSKADLLAPKIFSYNAKAHPSLSKPGELLISYNVNSFDFDKDILLYPNLYRPRFINVKFKP; this is encoded by the coding sequence ATGAGGCATAGCATTTTAAAAAATAGCAGACTGGGACTTATAGCAATACTTGTGTTTTGTGCGGGTATTGCGGGCAAAGCACAGCAAAAGCAGCACGAGCTTACACAGGTTAAGTTCAGTGTAGAAGAGGCGCCCGAATGGAGCAACATTTTTAAGCGACAGCTGGGCTGGTTTGGGGGAGATGGAATTTTTGCCATTCCGGCAAACGGGAACGATAAAGCCGTAGGCGGTGAAATTACGCTATTGTTTAGCGATACTATGGTGGGCGAAATTAAAGCAGACCAACTGAAACCCGGTTTTGTGATGACTCATAATTCTGTGGCCACTTTTAGAAAGGGCACCGTACCTAAGGGAAGTATTAAATTTCATATCGATAAAAAAGCAGACGGCAAACCGGAATCGCTTTTTATCCCTAAAACAGCACGTACCAAAGCGGGTGATTATTACTGGCTGGGCGATGGTTTTGTAAATCAGGAACTAAAGGGACAGACCTATATTTTTGGGTATCGGATCAGGGATATTAAAGGAAAGACCCCTTTTGGTTTTGAGCATGTGGGTACTACCCTTATTGTATTGCCTAAAGGCAGTAAACCACCTTATAAAGACCAGCGGCAATTGGATGTTCCTTTATTTGTTGCGGCTAAAGACGGTGGAGAGCCAACTGCTTATGGCAGCGGTATATTTGTAAATACTGCAAAAGCTGGCGCTAAAAACCCCGATGGTTATGTATATGTATACGGGGTTAAGGGACCAGGTAAAAGCCTGATCGTTTCCAGAGTACTGCCAAAAGATTTTGAGGATTTTAAGAAATGGCGTTTTTGGGACGGAAAACAGTGGAATCCGGATATCCAGGCCTCTAAAGGGGTTACCGACAGGGTGTCGAACGAGCTGAGTGTAAGCGAAATCCCTGATGGGCGCTATGCCCTGGTTTTCCAGGTAGATGGGATCAGCTCAGTGATCGGCATGCGCCTGGGTAGCAGTCCGGCGGGGCCTTTTGGCCCCATCATCAATTTATACGATAGCAAGGCTGATCTGCTTGCACCCAAAATATTCTCCTATAATGCGAAGGCACATCCCAGCTTATCCAAACCCGGTGAACTGCTGATCAGCTATAATGTCAATTCCTTTGATTTTGATAAGGACATCCTGCTGTACCCTAACCTTTACCGACCAAGATTCATCAACGTTAAATTTAAACCTTAA
- a CDS encoding sialate O-acetylesterase, translated as MAAFRKVFLLILMGSMAATAHAGLKLAQLFQSNMVLQRDKPVPIWGFAAAGEKITLRFKALNYTAITGKDGSWNIKLPAQAAGGPYEILIKGKSKSITLKNVLFGDVWICGGQSNMQYTLNQIGYTPKDTVAANNPNLRLFTASIDMDYVPKKDLAGGNWTSASAASIHNFSATAYFFGLALADSLHVPIGLLSINLGATSIETWMSAAALSPFPQFKPYADAYLAPAKSFKEITTAFEKMKPEWEQKYYWKGKGMEEKWYLPETDISTWKTIEVPSWWEDQELPGFDGAVWFRKSFDLPKDFKAEHFLLQLNQIDDYDMVWINGVKVGEGFGNQNWRNYQVPAHMLKPTDNVIVIRVFDIGGKGGMYSGAIWGNPILLGKWSYQQDLKIDAATFPKPHVVNVSPFSTPAVLYNGNIAPVTQMAIKGFIWYQGESNAGRAVEYRQLFPAMIRDWRKQFKQGDVPFIFAQLANYMAEKPEPGESDWAELREAQAKALALPNTGMAVLIDIGEAGDIHPKNKMDVGRRLALEALHTAYHKNIISKGPTYAGMEIKGDSIVVHYAKGTDQLYSKHEYIEGFAIADSSNKFHWAKAFIRNNSVIVYWDGIKKPVSVRYAWSDNPGELNLYNSSGLPAAPFRTDQLPAKTAHKLFSEDPWVF; from the coding sequence ATGGCTGCGTTCAGGAAAGTTTTTCTGCTGATATTGATGGGTAGTATGGCTGCAACTGCTCATGCAGGGTTAAAACTTGCGCAGCTCTTTCAAAGCAATATGGTATTGCAGCGCGATAAACCAGTACCTATATGGGGTTTTGCGGCTGCAGGAGAAAAAATTACACTGCGCTTTAAGGCGCTCAACTATACTGCCATTACCGGTAAAGACGGGAGCTGGAACATTAAATTGCCCGCACAAGCCGCAGGAGGACCTTATGAAATACTCATTAAAGGGAAATCAAAAAGCATTACTTTAAAAAATGTACTATTTGGCGATGTATGGATTTGTGGCGGACAGTCGAACATGCAATACACCTTAAATCAGATCGGCTACACTCCAAAAGATACAGTTGCAGCCAATAACCCTAACCTGCGCTTGTTTACTGCAAGCATAGATATGGATTATGTGCCTAAAAAAGACCTTGCCGGTGGCAACTGGACAAGTGCCTCAGCAGCAAGTATCCATAATTTCTCGGCCACTGCTTATTTCTTTGGCCTTGCGCTGGCCGATTCACTTCATGTGCCGATTGGACTGCTGAGCATTAACCTGGGGGCTACCAGTATAGAAACCTGGATGAGTGCTGCTGCACTTTCTCCCTTCCCGCAATTTAAGCCTTATGCCGATGCTTACCTGGCACCGGCCAAAAGTTTTAAAGAAATTACTACGGCATTTGAAAAGATGAAGCCCGAATGGGAGCAAAAGTATTATTGGAAAGGAAAGGGGATGGAAGAAAAATGGTACCTGCCCGAAACTGACATTTCAACATGGAAAACCATAGAAGTCCCCTCCTGGTGGGAAGACCAGGAGCTGCCGGGTTTTGATGGGGCGGTTTGGTTCCGTAAATCATTCGATCTGCCTAAAGATTTTAAAGCTGAACATTTCCTGCTCCAGCTGAACCAGATAGATGATTATGATATGGTCTGGATCAATGGTGTAAAAGTTGGCGAAGGTTTTGGTAACCAGAACTGGCGCAATTACCAGGTGCCTGCCCATATGCTAAAACCAACGGATAATGTGATTGTAATAAGGGTCTTTGACATTGGCGGTAAAGGTGGAATGTATTCAGGTGCCATCTGGGGCAATCCCATTTTGCTGGGTAAATGGAGTTACCAGCAAGACCTGAAAATAGATGCTGCTACCTTTCCGAAACCTCATGTGGTAAATGTAAGCCCTTTTTCTACACCTGCAGTGTTGTATAATGGTAACATTGCCCCGGTTACACAAATGGCCATTAAGGGTTTTATCTGGTATCAGGGCGAATCCAATGCTGGCCGTGCAGTTGAATACCGGCAGCTGTTTCCGGCTATGATCAGGGACTGGCGGAAACAATTTAAACAGGGTGATGTACCTTTTATATTTGCCCAACTGGCCAATTATATGGCGGAAAAGCCTGAGCCGGGAGAAAGCGACTGGGCAGAACTGCGTGAAGCCCAGGCAAAAGCTTTGGCCTTGCCCAATACCGGTATGGCCGTGCTTATCGACATTGGTGAGGCGGGTGATATCCACCCCAAAAATAAAATGGATGTAGGCCGGCGGCTGGCACTTGAAGCTTTGCATACCGCCTATCATAAAAATATTATCAGTAAAGGCCCAACCTATGCGGGTATGGAAATCAAGGGGGATTCTATTGTCGTCCATTATGCGAAGGGGACAGATCAGCTTTATAGTAAACATGAATATATCGAAGGTTTTGCCATCGCAGATAGTAGCAACAAGTTTCACTGGGCAAAAGCCTTTATCCGGAACAATAGCGTGATCGTGTATTGGGATGGGATTAAAAAACCTGTTTCAGTGCGCTATGCCTGGTCTGACAATCCCGGCGAACTTAACCTGTACAACAGCAGCGGATTGCCCGCAGCTCCTTTCCGGACAGACCAGCTGCCCGCCAAAACAGCTCATAAATTATTCTCTGAAGATCCCTGGGTCTTTTAA